In the Thermomicrobiales bacterium genome, CGACCCCTCGTGCCCCATCAGTGCCCGCGCGTTCCGGGAAATGGCGCAGGTATCGCATGACGCTGCGATCGTCGATGTCTCCCGATCTCGTGAGGTCACGGCCGCAGTCGCGCGCCGCACGGGTTTGCGGCACGAATCTCCGCAGGTGCTTGTCCTCTCGGATCGGCGCGGGGTCTGGAGCGCGTCGCACTTTGCGATCTCGGTCGCAGCTGTTGAGCAGGCAGTGAACCTGGCCAGCCAGCCGCCAGAATGACCAGCAACGCAAAAGCGCCGGCCAAGTGGCCAGCGC is a window encoding:
- the ytxJ gene encoding bacillithiol system redox-active protein YtxJ, which gives rise to MPTHYDHIASIADLDRLLDESASRVIILFNHDPSCPISARAFREMAQVSHDAAIVDVSRSREVTAAVARRTGLRHESPQVLVLSDRRGVWSASHFAISVAAVEQAVNLASQPPE